AAAGAAAACTCTCTACTCAAAGATCCAGAAAGAGAATACGAATATATTTATTCTCTCTATAAGGATTCTGTAGTTTCCCATCCACTGGGTTATTATGCGGAAAGGATCAAACGTCTTTCCGAAAGAAGAAAATATTCTAAATTATTAATGAACGCTCTGGAGCTGATCCAGAAAGAACCGGGCGAAAACGAATCAGTATTCAATCAGATCGAACAAAGTCTTACAGATGTTTCTAGATCTGCAGATGTTAAAGGACTTCTTCCTGTTTCCGGGGATAAGGCGGCACTTTCCGAATATATCAAAGATATTATGGAGAGTAGAGGCCAGATCAAAGGTCTTAGAACCAATTTTACTCAGTTCGATGAGATGACTTCTGGTCTAAAAGAATACGAGATGATGGTTCTGGCAGCAAGACCTGGTAACGGTAAGACCACCTTAGCTCTGAATATTGCATCCAATGTTGCACTAATCCATAATCGACCAGTGGTGATATTCTCCTTAGAGATGAGTAGAATGGAACTTCTGCTCAAACTTGTATGCTCTTATGCTCAGGTCGAATCCAACAAATTAAAACGTTCTGAAGTGACTAAGTCGGATGCCCCCAAGCTGATCGATGCAATCATTAAGGTAACTTCTTCTCCTATTTATATTGATGACTCTGGCGCACTGAGTGTGGACGATTTTAAAGGAAGGGTTCGTAAACTTCTCACAAACGAAACACTTGGACTCATCATCGTGGACTATCTCCAGCTCATGAATGATCCCAAAAACAGGGACGGGGGAAGACAACAAGAGGTTTCCTCGATTTCCAGGGCACTCAAACAGATGGCCAAGGAAGCAAGATGTCCAGTTATCGCACTTTCTCAGATGAACCGCTCCATTGAACAGAGATCTAAGGACCAGAGACCTCAACTTGCAGACTTAAGAGAATCGGGAGCAATCGAGCAGGACGCGGATATAGTTACATTCATTTACCGCGGAGAGAAAGGAAAGGACGAAGAGGAAGATCCTAGAATGAAGGGGATGGCGGAAATCATCATCGCCAAAAACAGGTCCGGACCAACCGGTTCTTTTCCACTTGCCTTCCGACCTGAACTTTCCAGATTTGATAACGTGTAGTCCCGATTGCGGGAATCTACGAGCCGTTTTTATAATACAAAATAAGGAACTGGAATTTCTTTGGAAGATTGGATTTTAGAAGGTTATAAATCAAGAGCCTGGGCAGGAGAAGTAACTGATGCCCAAGAAGGAAAAACTCTCACTCTATTCGGTTGGTCTTTTCGATTCCGCGACCAAGGCGGAGTTATTTTTGTGGATCTACGCGACAGAACAGGGATCCTGCAAGTAGTATTACGTAAAGAAATCTTGGGAGAAAACTTTGCTGCTGCGGAAAAGATCCGTTCTGAGTATGTGATCGCAGTCCAAGGAAAACTCAAGAAAAGGGATGCAGAAAGTATCAACCCCAAGATGAAAACTGGGACAATTGAACTTGTCGTAGACCAACTCATCATTCTTAACTCTGCAAAAACTCCTCCATTCTCCTTGGATGAGTTCGAGGAGATTTCTGAAGAGAACAGGCTTAAATACAGATACTTGGATTTCAGAAGAGACGAACTTAAGAACAGAATGATCAAACGTCATGAGTTCGTATTCGCAATTCGTAATTATCTAAATTCTCGTAAGTTCGTAGAGATTGAAACTCCAATCCTGAATAAGTCCACTCCAGAGGGAGCACGTGACTTTTTGGTACCTTCTCGCCTTAACCCGAATTCATTTTATGCACTTCCTCAATCTCCTCAGATCTTCAAGCAGATCCTGATGGTAGGCGGAATGGAGAGATATTTCCAGATCGTAAAATGTTTCAGAGACGAGGACTTACGAGCGGACAGACAGCCTGAGTTCACTCAGTTGGATATGGAATTCTCCTTCGTATCACAAGAAGAAATTCTCTCAGAGATCGAAGGTTTATTCTCTAAAAT
The genomic region above belongs to Leptospira saintgironsiae and contains:
- the dnaB gene encoding replicative DNA helicase → MQSDSLFELESEKSFLGFLLLKGADNLIDIPLVPEDFYQDTNRRIYKAILDLVDKRIAVDPVSVLNFLKENSLLKDPEREYEYIYSLYKDSVVSHPLGYYAERIKRLSERRKYSKLLMNALELIQKEPGENESVFNQIEQSLTDVSRSADVKGLLPVSGDKAALSEYIKDIMESRGQIKGLRTNFTQFDEMTSGLKEYEMMVLAARPGNGKTTLALNIASNVALIHNRPVVIFSLEMSRMELLLKLVCSYAQVESNKLKRSEVTKSDAPKLIDAIIKVTSSPIYIDDSGALSVDDFKGRVRKLLTNETLGLIIVDYLQLMNDPKNRDGGRQQEVSSISRALKQMAKEARCPVIALSQMNRSIEQRSKDQRPQLADLRESGAIEQDADIVTFIYRGEKGKDEEEDPRMKGMAEIIIAKNRSGPTGSFPLAFRPELSRFDNV